The Xanthomonas sp. DAR 80977 nucleotide sequence CCGCGACACCGCGGCCAAGTACGGCCTGGACCCGGCGCAGATCGAGGCGACCCTGGCGCAGGCGCAGTTCAAGGACGCGATCGTGGCGGCGATGTCGCGCCCGGCCGAGCGGGTCAAGCCGTGGAACGAATACCGGCCGATGTTCATCAGCCAGGCGCGCATCGACGGCGGCCGCGCGTTCCTGGCCACGCATCGCGAAGAACTCATGCGGGTGCAGGCGCGCACCGGCGTGCCGCCCGAGATCATCGTCGCGATCATCGGCGTGGAGACCAGCTACGGCAAGAACGCGGGCAGCTACCGCGTGCTCGACGCGCTGTACACGCTGGCCTTCCGCTACCCGCGCAGCGGCGACCCGGCCAAGCTCGAGCGCGAGGTGCGCCGCGAACTGTTCTTCCGCGACGAACTGGGCCAGCTGTTCGCGCTCGGCCGCGAGGAGAACCTGGACATCGCCAGCCTGGTCGGCAGCTACGCCGGCGCGATGGGCCTGGGCCAGTTCATGCCGTCCAGCTACCGCCAGTTCGCGGTGGACGGCAATGGCGACGGCAAGCGCAACCTGTTCACCGACTACGACGACATGTTCTCCTCGATCGCCAACTACTTCGTCAAGAAGGGCGGCTGGGTGCGCGACGGCGCGGTGGCGGTGCCGGCCACGCTGCGTCCCGGCGCCGAGGAATTCAATCCCACCGACTGGACCCCGAGCTACTCGCTGGCCGACCTGGCCGCGCGCGGCTACCAGCCGGCCGCACCGGTCGCGGCCGGCGCCACCGCCACCCCGATCACGCTCGACGGCAGCGCCGGCAAGCAGTACTGGCTGGGCTTCCAGAACTACTACGCGATCACCCGTTACAACATTTCCAAGATGTACGCGATGGCCGTGTACCAACTGTCCCAGGCCATCGCCGGCAAGGAGTTACCCCCGGCATGAACCCGAACGCGCTGCTCCGGATCGTCCCCGTCGTCGCACTGCTGGCGCTGGCCGCCTGCAGCAGCGCCCCGAAGAAGACCGCCGGCGGCGCCGCCGCAGCGCCCGGGGTCCGGGTGGAAGGCCGCGGACCGGCGCACGTCGCCACCGGCTGCCCGTCCACCTCGCCGTACGCACCGGCCAAGGAGGACCCGTCCACGCGCGGCAACTACACCGCCGGCGGCCTGTACGCGCCCGGCGTCAGCGACAGCACCCCGGACTACGTGCCCAACGTAGCCTGCATTCCCGAGCCGCTGGTCACCGACGAGCCGCGCTCGGCGATCGGCAACCGTTCGCCGTACATGGTGCTGGGCCGCGAGTACAAGATCATCGACGACCCGCACAGCTACGTCGAACGCGGCACCGCCTCGTACTACGGCAGCAAGTTCCATGGCCGCCTGACCTCCAACCGCGAGGTCTACGACATGTACGCGTTCACCGCCGCGCACAAGACCCTGCCGCTGCCGAGCTTCGCCCTGGTCACCAACCTGGACAACGGCGAATCGGTGGTGGTGCGGGTCAACGACCGCGGCCCGTTCCACGACGACCGGGTCATCGACCTGAGCTACGCGGCGGCGGTCAAGCTCGGCATCACCGGCAAGGGCACCGGCCGGGTCGAGGTGCGCGGGCTGACCCCGGCCGACAACGGCAACCTGCTCGCGTCGCGCCGCACCGGCAAGCAGGTCGCGACCGGCACCGCGCTGGCCAGCGCAGCGGGCGCGGGCGCCGCCGCGCAGTCCGCCGCGGCGCGCCGCGCCACCGACATGGACAACCTGGTCAAGGCCTTGCCGGCCAAACCGGCCACCACCGTCGCCGCGGCCAGCGTGCCGGCACGCGGCACCGCGACGTCCACTGCTGCCGCGCCCAGCGCCGCCACCGCGACCGCCGCGGCCGCCGCCTTGCCGGAAGGCGAGCGCTGGCGCTACCGGGTGCAGGCCGATGCCGATACCGCGGCCAATGCCGATCATTTCGACGACTGGATGAAATCGCGCGGCGTGCGCGTGGCCACCGGCAAGCCGGCCAAGGTCGCCGCACCCGTGGCCGCCGCCCCGGTCCAGACTAGGCGCGGCGCGACGCCGCCCGCCGCCACACCGGCTGCTGTCGCCAGCGCGGCGCCGGCGGCTGTGGTGCCCGCCGCGCCGGTCGCGTCGGCGGCCCGCGCCGCCGCCGACAACGCCGCGGCGCGCGGCCCGCTCGGCATCCTGCTGCAGGTGGCCAGCTTCGCCAGCCGCGAGAACGCCAACCGCGCGCTGTCGCAACTGGCCTCGGCCGGCATCGTCGGCGCCAGCGTCAGCGACATCGTGTCCGGCGGGCGCACGCTGTGGCGGCTGCGGGTCGCGGCCGAGGACCATGGCCGCGCCGCCGAACTGGCCAGCCGCATCGCCGGCCTGGGCTTCGGCCGCCCGCAGATCGTCAAGGACTGAGCCCGCGGGCGGCAGCGCGGCCTGCGGCAGGCGCCAGCGTGCGCTCGACGCAATCGCGTTTTCCGTGCCTTCCGCTTAACGCCGCCTTCCGCCTGCGCCGCGATGGCGGCCGGGCGGGCGCCGGCTGGCCCTACAATGCCTCGTTTACCATCGGCCCTCGGGCCCGCCAGGAGTCGTTTTAGATGAAATTCCGCTTCGCCGTCGCCGCCGTGGCGACCTTCGCCGTCGGCCTGGTTTCCGCGCAGACCCCCGGCCCGGTGCCGGCACCGCCTGCCGCTGCCGCGCCCGCCGCCGTGGCGATCCCGCCGGCGCCCAAGCCGGCCGTGTCCAAGTCCTGGGTGCTGATGGACTACGCCACCGGCCAGGTGCTGGCCGGCGAGAACGAGCACGTGCAGGTGGCCCCGGCCAGCATCACCAAGGTGATGACCTCCTATGTGGTCGCCGCCGAGCTGAAGCTGGGCAAGATCAAGCGCGACGACCAGGTCATGCTCAGCGAACGCGCCTGGCGCGAGGGCGGCGCCGGCACCGACGGCAGCTACAGCGGTTTCCCGGTCAACCAGACCGCGCGCCTGGAGGACATGGAAAAGGGCATGGCGATCCAGTCCGGCAACGACGCGGCGATCGCGCTGGCCGAGCACACCGCCGGCAGCGAGGAAGCCTTCGCCGCGCTGATGAACAACTATGCGTCCAAGCTCGGCATGACCGGTTCGCACTTCGTCAATGCCCACGGCCTGTCCGCCGAAGGCCACCACACCACTGCCTACGACCTGGCGCTGCTGGGCCGGGCGATGGTGCGCGACTATCCGGAAACCTACGCCTACAACAAGATCAAGGAATTCCGGGTCGGCGACATCACCCAGCAGAACCGCAACCTGCTGCTGTGGCGCGACCCCAGCGTGGACGGCATCAAGACCGGCCACACCTCCGAGGCCGGCTATTGCCTGCTCAGCTCCGCGCAGCGCGGCGACCAGCGCCTGATCGCGGTGGTGATGGGCGACAGCTCCGAGAAGCAGCGCGCCGAGGACAGCCTGGCGCTGCTGAACTGGGGCTTCCGCTTCTTCGAGACCCACCGCCTGTACGAGCCGGGCAAGCAGGTCGCGCAGCAGCGCGTGTGGAAGGGCACCGAGAAGGAAGTGCTGCTGGGCGTGGCGCAGCCGCTGCTGGTCGGCGTGCCGCGCGGCCGCTACAACGAACTGAAGCCGTCGATCGACGTGCCCAAGACCCTGGAAGCGCCGATCAAGCAGGGCCAGGCGATCGGCACGGTGAAGGTCTCGCTGGACGGCAAGGTGATCGCGCAGGCGCCGCTGGTGGCGCTGAAGGCGGTCGACGAGGCCGGTTTCTTCAAGCGCCTGTGGGACAGCTTCTGGATGTGGTGGGAAGCCGAGTGAGTTGAAAAAAAGCCGGCTTGCGCCGGCTTTTTCTTGGGATTGGGGATTGGGGATTCGCCGAAGCGGGAGCGCTTTTCCAATCCCCAATCCCCAATCCCGGCCTTTCAGAGCCGCCTGCTGATCGTGAAGCTGCCGAACACCGGCGTCTGTTTCTGCAGGTCGAATTCGCGCGTGCTCCAGTAGCGCGCCAGCGCGAACTTCCACTTGCCGCGCATCACCGCCAGGCCGAAGCCGGCTTCGCCGACGAAGGGACGCTTCTTCACGCTGTGGCTGTCGCGGAAGGTGTTGCCGTCCAGGGTGATGTCGCGCAGCACCCAGCTCGCGTCGGTGGTCAGGAACAGGTGCGCCGACCAGCCGCGGCCCAGGCCGTAGCGCGGCGGGGCGGTGTTCTCGCCGGCCGGGCGCAGCGGCGAGCTGCCGAAATCGTCGGGCAGCTTCCAGCCGAAGCGCACTTCGCCGCCGGCGT carries:
- a CDS encoding D-alanyl-D-alanine carboxypeptidase family protein — translated: MKFRFAVAAVATFAVGLVSAQTPGPVPAPPAAAAPAAVAIPPAPKPAVSKSWVLMDYATGQVLAGENEHVQVAPASITKVMTSYVVAAELKLGKIKRDDQVMLSERAWREGGAGTDGSYSGFPVNQTARLEDMEKGMAIQSGNDAAIALAEHTAGSEEAFAALMNNYASKLGMTGSHFVNAHGLSAEGHHTTAYDLALLGRAMVRDYPETYAYNKIKEFRVGDITQQNRNLLLWRDPSVDGIKTGHTSEAGYCLLSSAQRGDQRLIAVVMGDSSEKQRAEDSLALLNWGFRFFETHRLYEPGKQVAQQRVWKGTEKEVLLGVAQPLLVGVPRGRYNELKPSIDVPKTLEAPIKQGQAIGTVKVSLDGKVIAQAPLVALKAVDEAGFFKRLWDSFWMWWEAE
- a CDS encoding septal ring lytic transglycosylase RlpA family protein, with translation MNPNALLRIVPVVALLALAACSSAPKKTAGGAAAAPGVRVEGRGPAHVATGCPSTSPYAPAKEDPSTRGNYTAGGLYAPGVSDSTPDYVPNVACIPEPLVTDEPRSAIGNRSPYMVLGREYKIIDDPHSYVERGTASYYGSKFHGRLTSNREVYDMYAFTAAHKTLPLPSFALVTNLDNGESVVVRVNDRGPFHDDRVIDLSYAAAVKLGITGKGTGRVEVRGLTPADNGNLLASRRTGKQVATGTALASAAGAGAAAQSAAARRATDMDNLVKALPAKPATTVAAASVPARGTATSTAAAPSAATATAAAAALPEGERWRYRVQADADTAANADHFDDWMKSRGVRVATGKPAKVAAPVAAAPVQTRRGATPPAATPAAVASAAPAAVVPAAPVASAARAAADNAAARGPLGILLQVASFASRENANRALSQLASAGIVGASVSDIVSGGRTLWRLRVAAEDHGRAAELASRIAGLGFGRPQIVKD
- the mltB gene encoding lytic murein transglycosylase B, which gives rise to MIRRSLICLITLGLVACATQPKAPPPPPQANALPQTAPRPALPAGTAPEAVPAPPVDLTPVPFEIARANFVRDTAAKYGLDPAQIEATLAQAQFKDAIVAAMSRPAERVKPWNEYRPMFISQARIDGGRAFLATHREELMRVQARTGVPPEIIVAIIGVETSYGKNAGSYRVLDALYTLAFRYPRSGDPAKLEREVRRELFFRDELGQLFALGREENLDIASLVGSYAGAMGLGQFMPSSYRQFAVDGNGDGKRNLFTDYDDMFSSIANYFVKKGGWVRDGAVAVPATLRPGAEEFNPTDWTPSYSLADLAARGYQPAAPVAAGATATPITLDGSAGKQYWLGFQNYYAITRYNISKMYAMAVYQLSQAIAGKELPPA